The Mercurialis annua linkage group LG7, ddMerAnnu1.2, whole genome shotgun sequence genome includes the window TTTGTCACTGTTTAGTGTGTTAATTAATATACAATCTTTTCTTGAAGTTTATTGTGTTCACTGCAAATTTTTATTATGAGTTGTAAAATCTTGATTTAGTGACTGAATTCATGATTtagggttatgattttgagatAAATGCAGTTGTGTGATGGGTTTTTTAATTGTGATTAATCATGTTCATGTCACGTTCAAGTCTCAACAGAATTAAAGACAGTTTTAGCTTCACTGTTGTTTTTTTTAGTACGGACCCGGATACGGAAAACGGGATACTTAGATACGGATATATAGcaaaacggtgttattttaaggtttttaatgttaaaattgaagtttagtATCCGAGACGCCAAGTTTCTCAAATGAAAAATCCTGATTGAATGAAGTTTCCATGTTTACTTAGAATAGGGGTGTGCATAAACCGACCGAAAACGAAAAAACAAAGTGAATTGTAAAACCAACCGAATGACCGGTTTTGTTCAATTCGGTTTGAAATATTACACTTCGTCGAAATTTCAGTCTGTTTTAGAAAAGAGGGAAAATTTGGCTCGGTTTGAACTGAATGCACAATCCTAATTAGAGCAGAAGTAAAGAAGTTTTTGAGAATACTTTGTTGGTTTCTTGTAATTTCCAGGTATCACATGTTGCATCAGTGGAAGGACTGCCAATTCTTGATTGCTCTGCAGAGATttcatgtataattttttacttgttttttttcctttttactgCCAATTGATTGTtaagtagtttatttttttaacaattgattgaATGAAATTCATAAATCTTTTATTTCCAAAGCTAAATATTAATCATAGGATTGGTTATTTTGTTTATAGTTGGTTTGGAGAATTGGCATCTTGAATTGATTATAGGATTGGTTATTTTGATATCGTCGTCTCGTTACTTGTTGCTGAAGACATGGCCCGATTTTGCGGAATCTTCAGAAGCTGCCAATCAGCAGGTACCTCTCCTAAGTTTTCTGCCTCTGTTACTGAAGGGGGTGTGCATTCCGTTTCGAACTGAACCAAACTGAATTTTACGAggatttaaatttcaaactgAACCGAACAAGTCGGTTCATTTGTTTTTTCAAGTTTAGTTCGGTTTGTACCAAAACTGATCTATAGTTGATTTTCTTGTAAAACAAATTACCAACCACACTGAAAgaccatttttttataatgtcaaACCGAACTAAACTGAATTCGTCGGTTTGATGTCTTGAATTGACATTGACAATGACTAAGATTTCGTTTTTGGATTAGGTGCTCACATCACTTGAACCTTTGGATTATGCTGTAGTTTCTTTTTTGCCTGGCATTAGTGAGGTAAGTGTATCATCAAAAGTTCCTttcagaaagaaaaagaagtacTAATTCACGATGAACATCGAACTAAATGCATGAATATCCAGGAACTTCTATTCCGTGGCGCATTGCTACCGCTTTTCGGAATGGATTGGAAGAGCGCCTTAGCAGTTGCTGCTGTATTCGGCATTCTGCACTTGGGGAATGGACGGAACTACTCGTTTGCTATCTGGTTTTCATCTTTCCGTAACAAATGCACAACTTCGTTTTCGTAATTGTGTCATTGAGTATGCATTATGTCGCACGGAAACTTATCGAGACCAAATCCTATATTTCGACATTGAACTAAAGTCGTCTCTCTTGCTTGACATTGTCTCAGGGCAACATTTGTTGGACTTGCTTATGGCTATGCCGCCATTGCATCATCAAGCATCACTGTGCCGATGGCTTCTCATGCATTGAACAATCTGGTTGGAGGTATATTATGGCGCAGCACATCGAAGTCTTCGAAGTCATTAGAGTAGATATATTTATATTGTACGAAAACTTGTTAAATCCTAAATTTGATAAAGCGACCATGTACCTTTTATTtccatttctgaaaacgcttcCGATACTtcaaaacttaattttttttaacatattcatataaaaaattattaagagaagatatttagagaaaaaattatttttttaacaaagcaAATTATTTAGAGAAGATCATATCCTTGACTTCTATTAAAGTATAATGTTGAAGAAACTAGTTTGGTGTGAATTTTTTCCGGTTACCGAACTATAACCTTTTTATACAATAGTTaccgaatttaaaaaaatgaagttacGAAATAGTTACCGTGTTAtagatttttttacaaaatagtcACCAAATTATAAAAGTTGGAAAATGGTTatcaaactataatttttttataaaacggtACCAGTTTGTGGAATTCATTTGAACAAAATGCATTATTCGTCGATTCAAAAATGCCGGAAATAAAAGATTAGCGTTTCCGAGATCCACTTTCTTTAAGAGCATCAGAATTTTCAAGTGAGCCATCAAATTCCAAACTGAAAACATAAAACATGACAAACATGTCAAACAAACAATGAAGCTGATTCATTTACATCAAAatgatatgaaaaaaaaaaacaaaaacttgaCCAATCAGAATTCACATTTTCATGTCAAGAACTTTGCATATAATAAGCATTCTTTCAATTCAACAAACAGACTAAGAAGTTGActtaatttaacatttataaacactaATTAAACTTTATGCAGAagtaaacaataattaatt containing:
- the LOC126655940 gene encoding uncharacterized protein LOC126655940, producing MSLLTLNCCSKKLIGITHLNKIKPANYSIKEYKLCTRAFAKQQKSVKKLQNHGISLKKSGGDESSRNEEDRISEKSVIIASRNAVLQACTVTSGLLAALGFLIRQVSHVASVEGLPILDCSAEISFGLENWHLELIIGLVILISSSRYLLLKTWPDFAESSEAANQQVLTSLEPLDYAVVSFLPGISEELLFRGALLPLFGMDWKSALAVAAVFGILHLGNGRNYSFAIWATFVGLAYGYAAIASSSITVPMASHALNNLVGGILWRSTSKSSKSLE